Part of the Choloepus didactylus isolate mChoDid1 chromosome 27, mChoDid1.pri, whole genome shotgun sequence genome is shown below.
ACCCTGGGGACAATCCTCCTCATGGGGGAATCTGGGCAGAGGGGTGGCTAGGAGGGGCCAGGGGGTGGCCCCAGCCCTTAGCggcccctcccccctccccagggcagctcTTCCTTTGGCCTCTGACCCCCTCCTCTTTCCTGCTCTCCCCTGCCTGTGTGAGCCCCTTTCCCAAACCTCCAAGGAGAGGGGGCCCAGAGGCTGCTAAGAAGTTACGGGGAGctagaaagggggggggggagctgcaggaggaaagggaggcagggagatgaGAAAAGAGACGCCAGACAGAGGGACACACACACCCACGCAGAAAGAGAGAGGCCGACAGTCAGACTGAGACCTAAAGAGACAGAAAGACGGACAGTgccacagacagaaagagaaccCAAGAGATGAAGACAGAcagaactagagaacaagataGAGAGAGGAAAATAGACTAATTCGCAGAGTcagaaatacagagagaaagatggaaggaggaaaagaaatcaacagaaaattcGACATCAAAGAGCTATAGGGAGAAAGAGAACCAGAGCAGAGAGCAGCTGGGGCGCCGGGGCGGGTGGGACGGAGGGGCGCGGGCCTGGGAGATGTAGTGGCCGCCGCCCGGGCGGAGCTGGgtgagcagagagaagacagggcCTTGGTGGGTGCGGGGGCTGGGGGCATGGGCGGGCTGGGCAtgctgctcctgctgctggctgggctggggctggggggcacCTGGAGACCCCCAAAGGGAAAGTGTCCTCCCCGCTGCTCCTGCTCCAAAGACAGTGCCCTGTGTGAGGGCTCCCCGGACCTGCCCGAGAGCTTCTCCCCGAGCCTGCTGTCACTGTGAGTGCCAGGCCCTCTGTGGGCCCCAAGGGGAGGAGTCCTGGGGACCCCAAGGGAACCGAGGCCTGTTAGGATCTTCCAGGAGGGGTGTGGGCAGCAAAGGATGTTGGGATTCTGAAAGGGGGCTGCTGGGATTTAAAAGGGAGCAGGACTCCCAAGGGCAGAGGCAACATTTGGGGCCCAGGGAGGAAGGATGGCCGGGGACAGGGGGGGCTGAAGGCCACCAGGACCTGTGCCAAGAGAGGAGGGCAAATGCCTGTCTCCCCTGGGAGGCAGGAGAGACACCTGGAACCCAGGGTCAGGGTGGGATGTCAGGGTCTCCCCGGGGAGAGCTCTGGGATGGGGCCAGAGCACTTGAGGGGTGGTCTCCCCCCCCACGACTGCCCACGTCCCCAGCTCTCTTGTTAGGACTGGAATCACTGAGTTGAAGGCCGGCAGCTTCCTGAGGATGCCATCACTGCACCTGCTGTGAGTggggccctggggagggggtATTCACGCACGTGCATGGTGGGGGGGGTGCACGCCAGCGTGGAGGTGTTTGTGCACATGTGGGGATGTGGATACACAGGTGTGGGGGTATTTACACATGTGCATGTGGGGTGTATGCACACAGACGTGGGGGTGCTGATGGACAGGTACAGGGCAGTGTGTATGAACAGATACGTGTATGTGAGTGATCTTGAAAGCCTCAGCAtccacacacatgctcacacccATGTGCATGGGGGAGGGTGTGCCCATGCCCAGGTGGACCGGGGCAGGGGCCGAGGCTAAGATGTCAGGTATGGGGCAACAACTGTGAAAaaattcctttcttcttcccttgcCAGTCTCTTCACCTCCAACTCATTCTCTGTGATTGAGGATGATGCGTTTGCAGGCCTTTCCCACCTACAGTACCTGTAAGTGTGGCCAGGTGGGGTCATGTGGGCCTGGAAGGAGGGGAGGTAGGACTGTGTGGCATCTGGACAGGGACCTCTCCTGCAGGGGCAGAGGCCTGGTTGCTCGGGTGGGGTCAGGGCTGTGTGACTCAGCCTGCTCACgtcacctctctgtgcttcaagaTCTCCAAAGGCCTCCATAACCAGAGACTGTTTCTGGCCCTTCCTGTCTGGGGGAGCCCAAGGAGAGTGGAAAGAGGCCAGAGATGGGAAATATTACAGATGAACAGGAAAGAGCTCCGAGTTAGATGGTGGAGGGGATAGTGTTGGTGGTGGGTGCTGTGGCATGGGGATGGTGGCTGAGGGGGTGATGGCAATTACAGTATTGTTGCGAATGGTGCTGATACTGGTGTTGGTgacggtgatggtgatggtggtgctgATGACAGCAGCAGGGGTGGTGGGCCTCATGCTGCTGCTGAGGGGGAATCGGTGGCATTGTTGCTGATGGAGCAGGAATGGTGTTGATAAAAATGGCAGACCCAATGGCGACGATGCTGTTGGTGATGCTGATGATAAAGGGTGTAGATTGGTGTTGGTGATAATGATCAGTGTTGTGGGGAATTGGTGGTTaaggtgttggtgttggtgttggtgatGGTTGCGGGTAGGATGTTGGCATTGTTGACAATGGCCGTTGGGTTGGCATCGGGTTTGGCgatgatggtggaggtgttggcAGGAGTGCTGCTGGTAGTGGGTGAAGATGTGAGTGCTGAGGATAATGGTGACATTTTTGGTGGTGGCAATGCTGGCGCTAGTGCCGGGGTTTGTGCTGATGGTGGTGTCAGGCAGATTGACCATGACGGTTGTGGCGCTGGCAATGGTTATGAGTGTTGTTGGTGTGGGGTTTGGTGTTGATGATGTTGGTGCTGGTGTAGATGATGGTCGTGGGTGGCTATGTTGGTGTTGGTGATGATGTTGCCTGGGTTGGCAGTGGTGGTGGCATGGCATGATGTGGTGATAATGGCTGTTGTTGGTGCTGGGGTTGATGGCAGTGGTAGGTAGGGGCATGGGTGTTGGTGACATCAGCACTGGTGTTGATCATCCACACCTGGACTGATGGAAGTATTGGTGTTGGTGATCTGGTGCTAGCACTGGTGTCTGTGACAGTGGTGGCAGTTTACACAGCAAGGGCCAAGAACCAGATTCTTGGTTCTGGGTGGATTGAAGGCTGGGACCGTGGTGAGGGGAGGTTTCTTGGGAGCCCTTCCCAAGGGTTGtgccaggggttgggggagaTTCAGCGCCTTCCAATTGCCTGTGGCTTCCAAGGGAGGAGCCCTTCCAAGCACTGTGGGGCTCAGAGGGAACCAGGGGTCTGCCCCTCACCCCACCTTCCCTCCACAGCTTCATCGAGGACAATGAGATCGGCTCCATCTCTAAGAACGCCCTCAGAGGACTGCGCTCGCTCACACACCTGTGCGTGCCTCCCAGGCCCCCTCCATGCCCCGCCTCCCCGACAGGCCCCCTCACCTGTCCCTGAGGACACAGGGGATGCTGGTAGCTGCTGACggttcctcctccttctctccctccaccaGGAGCCTGGCCAATAACCATCTAGAGACCCTCCCCAGATTCCTCTTCCGAGGCCTGGAGACCCTGACTCACATGTGAGGGTCGAGGGGGCCGGGAGGGTGAGGGGCTCGCTGGGGGTTTTGCTGGGGGTGGAGGCACCTGCATCACTCTTGGGGCAGCAACCGTGGGTACGTGGGTACGGCTTCAACGGCTCTTACATATTTTTGCACCACCTGCGGGGCCCCATCTGGGGCCCTGGCCCGGGGAGGGGGCGGGAGTGTGGCCTCCAGGGGCTGGAAGCCGGGTCGCAGCCCCTCCCCGGCCTCTTGCCCCAGGGACCTCCGCGGGAACCCGTTCCAGTGTGACTGCCGTGTCCTGTGGCTGCTGCAGTGGATGTCCACCGTCAACGCCAGCGTGGGGACTGGGGCCTGCGCGGGCCCCGCAGCCATGGCCCACACGCAGCTCCGCCACCTGGACCCCAAGACTTTCAAGTGCAGAGCCATAGGTGGGGGCTTTCCcggcagggtggggggaggggaaggacagGGTCCCCAGAAGAAGTGGGGAGTCCGGGGGGCGTGGCAGCCAGGGCTGAGGAGCTGTCCTCACTCCTTGCCCTGCTCTTCCCTGGCTGTGACCCCTGCACAAGCAGCATCACccccctaagcctcagtttcctcatctgtgaaataggggTGACAGAGTGGCATAGGTTACTGTGAGAATGCACCGAGGCATCCACGTCTGCACAGCATTTGGCACGGGGCCTGGCTTGGGAGGCCCCTATACATGTATTATTCGTTGCTGATAATATGAAATTGAACATTTTTGGAATACTTCCTAGCTGCCAAATGTCACGCTAAGAACTGCACTGCACCATTACCTCAATTGTGTTtactttcattttgcttttggtgCTTTTATGGGTACTGGGCAATGCTGGGAACAGAGCGGTGACAAACAGCCCTTGGCCTGACCCTCCCTGAGCCCACAGTCCAGAGGGAGGCAGGCCCGACCCCAGACAGTGACAGCTGGAGagactggggctggggctgggtgagAGAAACACAGGCAAAAGGGtcagggatgggatgggggagccCAGGGGATGGTGGGGTCCCAGAGTAAGGACCAGACACAGCTGGAAGGTCAGGCAGGACTTCCCAAAAGAGGAGACATCTGAGCTCAGCCTGAGGGCTCTATGCCACGGATGCTATTCTTattattataattctttttttctgactgTACGCTATGTTTTGCATCTGGGGTACTCATAGGACAAAGGGATTTAACTTAGGGGTTACTCTATACCCATTTGTGCAACAAGCATTCACTGAGGCCCACTCTGTGCCCAGCCCTGCCTGAGGTCATAGGGACACTGTGGTGACCAAAATAACCTTGGGCCCTGGCCCCATGGGGCTCACAGTCCCGGGCATGAGGGGAGAAAGACACTACATAAAACACTGCACAAATAAATGCATGCTACAAACTGTGAGAAATACAGGGAGCCACGAGGGAGATCAACAGGATTGAGGGTTCCTACCTCGTATGGAGGAGagaggtcagagaaggcttctctgAAGAGGTAACACTAGATCTGGATTTAGCTAAATCCTCTTTTCAGAGGGACGGATGCTCCAGAGCATGGGACTAGCacgtgcaaaggtcctgaggcagccTAGAGCTTTTCCTGTCTGAGGAACAGAGCAAGGCAGGTGTGGCTTGGGGGAAGCGAGTGAGGGGAAGGGCACAGATGAGGCTGGCGGCTGGCAGGGCCTCAGCGTGCTGGACCTCAAAAGCCACAGGGCCTGAGGGTTGTGGGAAGCCATGGAGAGTTTGGAGATAGGAGTGACTCACTTTGATGGACGTTTGTAAAGGATCCCCTTTTGGATGGGTGTCCTCTTTGATTTGGTTCACTGCTTCAACCCTGGCACCCTGAACAGGGGCTGGCACGTAAAGTGAAGTGTTAGGACCCCAGAGTTTCAGCCAAGTGCATGTGGGTCTAGCACTAACAAGTCCAGCAGTCTCGGTGTATCAGCTACCGTAAAAGCTGTCTTGGTGGTTGACACTGGGCTGTGGCATGCCCATGTGCCAGCTCCaggaaaaaggggaaagagacCAAGTCCTAGGCAAGCCAACTTCAGACGAGCACTGCACCATCACTTCCACTCCAATTCCACCGAGAACCTGGGCTCAACGTGGCAGCACCATCTTCTggcaggggtggaggggtggTGGGGAAAATGGCCTCTGCCTGGGCAACCTCGCGCCCAGCTAAAATCCTATTTCATGGGAGATGGGAAGAATGGATTTTGTGGGACAGCTGGCTGCATTGGCCATTTAACCTTAGTTCCTTATCTGCAAAGCAGATACAATGGGGTGTCATGAAGTGGAATGAATAAACATGCTCTCACTAAGCTAGTATTTGAGGGCCCCATGCAGCTTAGAAAAGAAACCGTTGCCGTGGCAATGGGAGTGAACACACCCAAAGAAAGGGAACACTGGGATGGTGCCCATTTCAGAGATGTGCAAACCGAGGCTCGGCGATGGGGACCCCTGGGCCTGCCTGACTCTCTCCTGCCACCCCTAGAGCTGTCCTGGTTCCAGACGGTCGGGGAGTCGGCACTGGGCGTGGAGTCCTTCTCCTACCAGGGGGAGCCCCACATCATCCTGGCACAGCCCTTTGCTGGCCGCTGCCTCATCCTCGCCTGGGACTACAGCCTACAGCGTTTCCGGCCCGAGGAAGAGCTGTCTGGTGAGCCCCTGCCCACCCTCCTGCCAGCCCCGTGCCTGGCACGTGGACCCCCTGACCTGCCCTCCTGTCCCCCCAGCGCCCTCAGTGGTGTCCTGCCAGCCCCTGGTGCTGGGCCCACAGCTGTTCGTGCTGGCCGCCCGCCTGTGGGGAGGCTCGCAGCTCTGGGCCCGGCCCAGCCCCGGTCTGCGGCTGGCCCCGGTGCAGGCGCTGGCCCCGCGGCGGCTGCTACGGCCCAATGACGCCGAGCTGCTGTGGCTGGACGGGCAGCCCTGCTTCGTGGTGGCCGACGCCTCCAAGGCGGGCAGCACCACGCTGCTGTGCCGCGACGGGCCCGGCTTTTACCCGCGCCAGAGCCTGCACGCCTGGCACCGGGACACGGACGCCGAGGCCCTCGAGCTGGACGGCCGTCCCCACCTGCTGCTGGCCTCCGCCTCGCAGCGGCCTGTGCTCTTCCACTGGTCTGGTGGTCGCTTCGAGAGGCGCACGGACATCCCCGAGGCCGAGGACGTCTACGCCACGCACCACTTCCAGGCTGGTGGGGACGTGTTCCTGTGCCTGACACGTTACATCGGGGACTCTATGGTGAGGCCGGGACTGATGGGGCGGGGCAGGTGCTGGGGTACACAAGTCGGGCCTGATGATGGCCCCCCAAGTGGGCTGGCCTTTCAGCACCGACCCCTCCTTCCATGCTTGCTTCTAAACTCCGCCCCAGCCTCACATGCTGACTTCTGAACTCTGACCCTACCCCAACAATGACTTCCAGACTGTGACCCCTCAAGGCTGTCCCTTAGCCTCTCTCCATCCTCAACACCAATACTGACACCAAGATTCAGATTCAATCCCCCAAACTGTGACACACTCCAGGACTTAGAGTGAACCACAGCCACCCCGCCCCACCCTGAGACTCCGAACCCCAAGGCTGACACCGGTGTTAAGCTCTGCCCACCCCCTCCAGTGCTCTCCTTCACTCACGATGCTCCAGCCCCTCTGGCTTCCCTTGGGGTCTGGAACTTGCCAGTCCTTGTGGGTCCCAGGGGGGATCTGCACTTTTCCTCAGAGTGAGGGGCAGTCAGGGGAGCACCCCGGGCCCAGGAGAGCCCTGATCTGACTTGGGAGTTAACGGGTGGGACCAGGGTCTGGAGCTGGGAGACTAAGAAGGAAGTGGCAGCGATGACCCAGGTGCTGGCTGTGGAGATGGGAGAAAAGTACTGTAGGCAAAGCTGGCAGGATTTGCTGACTGAGCCCATGCGGGGtgtgaaggagagagaagggtcAAGATCAGTTCCAAGGCGTGTGACCTGAGCAGCTGGGTGGTGGTGACATCTATGAGAAAGGTAAGAAAGCTGCCCGAGTCTGGGGCCCCACAGGCCTCTGTTTCTCCAAGCGGTTCCAAATCTGCCTGAGTCTGGAGGACGTCACACAGGCCCGGCCTTCCTGGGACCCCAGGCCCTAACCAGCAgccgccccctccccacacagctCATGCGCTGGGACGGCTCCATGTTCCGCCTGCTGCAGCAGTTTCCCTCGCGTGGAGCCCACGTCTTCCAGCCCCTGCTCGTCGCCAGGGACCAGCTGGCCATCCTGGGCAGCGACTTCGCCTTCAGCCAGGTCTTCCGCCTCGAGCCCGACAAGGGGCTCCTGGAGCCGCTGCAGGAGCTGGGCCCCCCGGCCTTGGTGGCCCCCCGCGACTTCGCCCACGTCACCGTGGCTGGCAAGCGCTTCCTCTTTGCTGCTTGCTTCAAGGGTCCCACGCAGATCTACCAGGATCGTGAATTAGACCTCAGCGCCTGAGACAGATGGGACCCTGGCCCCGGCtagggggctggggtgggtggggtttCCTGGGTCCTGAGCCTCTGGATGACCCCTTGACTGGCCTCCTGTCCCCGTTCGGGGTGATGGCTGTCCTGTGAGATGACGACCAGAGGCCTGGGATTTTCAGAGCTGTCCTTCCAATCTGAAGCAACATCTGGGCTGGGGGTCGCTGCCCCCACCAAAGGCAACTTGGGGGCGCTGCACAGAGCAGGAAAACAGAAGTCAAGGCTGGGGGAATATGCAGAGCTCCACGAGGACTGGTAGCTCCCCGAGT
Proteins encoded:
- the LGI4 gene encoding leucine-rich repeat LGI family member 4 isoform X1, which gives rise to MGGLGMLLLLLAGLGLGGTWRPPKGKCPPRCSCSKDSALCEGSPDLPESFSPSLLSLSLVRTGITELKAGSFLRMPSLHLLLFTSNSFSVIEDDAFAGLSHLQYLFIEDNEIGSISKNALRGLRSLTHLSLANNHLETLPRFLFRGLETLTHMDLRGNPFQCDCRVLWLLQWMSTVNASVGTGACAGPAAMAHTQLRHLDPKTFKCRAIELSWFQTVGESALGVESFSYQGEPHIILAQPFAGRCLILAWDYSLQRFRPEEELSAPSVVSCQPLVLGPQLFVLAARLWGGSQLWARPSPGLRLAPVQALAPRRLLRPNDAELLWLDGQPCFVVADASKAGSTTLLCRDGPGFYPRQSLHAWHRDTDAEALELDGRPHLLLASASQRPVLFHWSGGRFERRTDIPEAEDVYATHHFQAGGDVFLCLTRYIGDSMLMRWDGSMFRLLQQFPSRGAHVFQPLLVARDQLAILGSDFAFSQVFRLEPDKGLLEPLQELGPPALVAPRDFAHVTVAGKRFLFAACFKGPTQIYQDRELDLSA
- the LGI4 gene encoding leucine-rich repeat LGI family member 4 isoform X2, with product MLLLLLAGLGLGGTWRPPKGKCPPRCSCSKDSALCEGSPDLPESFSPSLLSLTGITELKAGSFLRMPSLHLLLFTSNSFSVIEDDAFAGLSHLQYLFIEDNEIGSISKNALRGLRSLTHLSLANNHLETLPRFLFRGLETLTHMDLRGNPFQCDCRVLWLLQWMSTVNASVGTGACAGPAAMAHTQLRHLDPKTFKCRAIELSWFQTVGESALGVESFSYQGEPHIILAQPFAGRCLILAWDYSLQRFRPEEELSAPSVVSCQPLVLGPQLFVLAARLWGGSQLWARPSPGLRLAPVQALAPRRLLRPNDAELLWLDGQPCFVVADASKAGSTTLLCRDGPGFYPRQSLHAWHRDTDAEALELDGRPHLLLASASQRPVLFHWSGGRFERRTDIPEAEDVYATHHFQAGGDVFLCLTRYIGDSMLMRWDGSMFRLLQQFPSRGAHVFQPLLVARDQLAILGSDFAFSQVFRLEPDKGLLEPLQELGPPALVAPRDFAHVTVAGKRFLFAACFKGPTQIYQDRELDLSA